The stretch of DNA TAACCCCTAATGAGTGGGTAGGCAGCCACGTTACCAAGTGGTAACGCTCATTATGACTGCCAACGTGATACTATTATTATAGCATTTTTTTTGTGTTTTTGTCAAGGGGAAAAATGCTTTTTTTAGACAACAGTTGGGTCTAATTCACAAGGGCGGATTTTCATCCCAAGCCTAAAGGCATGGGAAACTTTCAATCCGTCAATTCCCGTAATCAGTGCTCAAACTCCTAAATATCAACTAAAACCTAATATGAAGGTTGAAAGATATCCCTAAAACAGCTACGGTTTCACACAAGTATATTACCAGAAACGTCCACATTCGGCGTTACGGTATCTGACATCTACGGAATTTCAGAAACAAAACTTGTCTTAACTTTGCTAAATTTTGGTCTAAATTAACGTTGGCATTTCAATCCTTACCTCATTAGTCTTGTGCGCTGTAAAAAATCGCATTGAAAAGCAGTTTGAAGGTCCCCTGCGATTGCCCGCGATGCTGCGGTTTGAAACCGAAAAGGATCACGCGCCCATCGCCTAAAGGGACTTCCAGTAGCGCTGCTTTCTGACGAATCCGTTTCTCGCCTTCGAGCCACCCACTCATCAACGGATTGAACTCAGGATATGTCGCTATGACATTCGCGCCACCCCGTCCCGCTTCAAAAACATGTCCAAATTTAAAAAAGATTGCCATCTCTGCGTCCAGTCCATGCCCGATGGGATGATTCGTGTCTATCCGAACCCGTAATAATGAGCCGGGACAGAAAAACGCTCCTTCCTTCGGTTGATTCTCTTTTTCGACCACACTGAAGATACCCTTTTCACTAAGCCCAAAGTATTTCAAAGGGAGTTCTGAAGAACGATTCAAACAGATGAGCGTCCCTCCGTTCTCCACGAACGCTCGTAAATTTGCTAAGCCTTCTGTTCCGATTCCACCGACATACTCCGGTGGTAGTTTCCCTGTTGAATGCCCGTTAAGAATACCGGAAGCACCGAAATCCGGCAGAATGATTGCATCGTAGCGCGCCGCCAAATCCCCCGCACGTATTTCCGCGTTCGTGAGGCTGCTGTAGTCGAACTCATGTGTATCTAAAACCCAACGTGTCCAACCTTCGTCCATATTTGCTGTCCACGGTTTATACAGACCGAGACGCGGGGCATTTAACCGTGAGAATTCTCGACTAGAGACTTCTGCGTCGATAGATGCATCGGCGTGGATGTGGATACCGAATTCCGATGCGAGGGCTTGTATCTCCGTTCTCTGTTGTGACGGTGGTTCTACTGTTCTAATTAGGATAGCACCCCGCGGAAGCGTTTTACCGGCGAGTTTTACGTCCCGTTGTGCTGAATAGAGTGTGTATCTCGGATTATCGTCTGCGAATTTTGCTTGAAACAGACGATTGAGGGCAATCGCTTCGGTGTTCGTTCGATTCTCAAACAGGTAACCTGTCGGTTCAGCGGCACCTTCTAACGTCCCTTCCACTTCAGGAGGTGCAGTAAGTTTCCTTAAATCCGCCTCAAAAGGATGCACAACAGCGATTGTTCTCACCCCCATTTGTAAGGGCAGGGTCCAACCCGCTATATCGTAGGGACGTTCGGGTGGCGATTCCGGGGAGGGGCGACGTTCTGGATAGCGTTGCACCTCGAGGAGATCCTTCGCGTGTGCCCGAAAGGGTTGGGACATTGACACAACATAGGTGTCCTCCGGATATTCTACGCCATCGGCGATAAACGGGGCGTTCGCTTGATGAATCTCTACCCCGCCACGTCGCAGAATATCTAACATCTTGAGCGTTGTGTGGAGGTCGCGTTGTTGTTTTGGAATCAGGAACGCACGTGGGGGTTCATCTGTCCCTTTCGCTATAGCATTGAGTCCCATCTTGTAAAAGTTCGTCTTCAGCGTGCCCCGATGCTCCGCGGCGAAAGCGAGAATTGACAGTGCCGCTGCCTTCTCATATTCTACGATGTCTCGGAGTCGCCACCAACCGCCGGGCCAGGGTTCAGGAAAGTTTGTGCGGAGTGTATATTTATCAAGCCCGCGTCGGTAGCCTTTCAAAGTATGATGCGGTTGGAAAATTGGCGTTGCTATCTCCACGCGTGCCGCTTCCGTCAAAATACCCACCATATTGTGGCGGTAGGGGACCGTCCGAAACCCGCCGTGCCACCATGTATCGTAAACAGCACTTGAAAGCACACCCGTAAACCCTTCACTCGTCAAATCGAAAGCGAGTTGCGCCCCGATAAGCGAAAGCGTCCGTTGTAAGAGGGGCGGGATGTTCGGGTTGACTGGTTCAAAATACGGTGGAATCACAAACCGGGGTCCGCGATAACTCATCTCATGCACGTCGTAGACGACCTCCGGGAACCACTTCTCATAAAGCACCTCCGTCAATATCTGCGTCTCTATCTGTGTGAGCATAAACCAATCGCGGTTGTTATCGTGCCCCGTGTATTTGTGATACAACCACGGGATTTCCGACCCTTCGTAAGGCGTGCCGACAGTGCGATTATACCAATCTACTACGATGTTCAAGCCGTCCGGATTCGCCGAAGGGATGAGCAGAATTATCACGTTTTCAAGAATCTCTTTGATTTGTGAGGTCTCAAGGGTTGCGAATTCATGTGCAAGTTCCATTGACATCTGTGAAGAGGCGATCTCTGTGGAATGCAAGTTACAATTAATCAGAACCACCGTTTTACCTTCTGCTGCCAGGGCATCCAATTCTGCCGTGTTGTCTTCATTTATGGGGTCATTGGGCAGCGCGAGTTTCCTTTGAATCTGTTGGTAGTGTGCTAAATTCTCTAAATTCTCTGGTGCAGAAATCACCAGCATCAGAAAATCGTTATCCTCTGTCGTTTTTCCAAGTTCTTCTAACAGAACCCTATCTGAATTCGCTGCCGCATGTCGCATGTAATCAGAAACTGTCTGCCATCCTGCCACCTGATAGTCGGAACCGACTCGGAATCCGAGCATCTCCTCAGGGGGTATCAGTTGCGCATGGACCGGTGCCTGTAGGAACACAACGCACATTATTATGAGCAACACACTGCGTATACACCATACGCGGATGGTATCAGTTTTTTGGGAATCTATTGTGGGAGGGATTTGTAGTCCCGATTTTCGATGAAGCGGAGATGTGAAATTAACATGAAAGAATCCAGAGATTTTCATGGACGGTTCCCTTTCTATAGACATGTGCGGTTTAATTTTTCGTTCTTCTTTATGTTTTTAACGCGTGACAGCAAGTATAGCCAAAACTGGCACACGTGTCAAGTTATTGCATAAGCATAATACACTTGACTTTTTTCTAATTTTGTGGTATTGTTATAGGTGAAATATTTTTAGGGTCGCAGTGCGCCGTAGCGCACGGTTGCATTAGGCACTTATTTCAAAAAACGCCCTCTTATTACAAAAGTCGGGAGGAAAAGGCAAAACAATGAAAAAGGTTGTAATCATTCCACTGGTTGTCCTACTGCTTGCGGGTATCGGTTGTGACACAAAGCAGAAAGGGCCGAGCAACCTGTCCGTAGGCAGAAGTAAATTGATTGACAGCGGTAACGCCTTGGAAGCCGTTGATCACCTTGAAAAAGCGGAACAGGAAGAGGTTAATAAACTGGAGCCGCGCGCCCTACTCGTTATCGCTTACTCTCACGGGCTTTCCACGGGGAGTGCGAGTAGTCACGGCGTTGAAGCCAAGTTCAAAAACCAACGAGCCCAACGGATACAAGAACTCACCGAGGCTGAGATAAAGCAAATCCTACAAATTCTCAGCAGACCCTCGCGGGTCCAGAAAGATGGCTTACAGGCACTTGTAGACAAGGGACCTGAAGCGTCGGTAATTATTCTTGACAGCCTCATCAGAGGGAGATATCCGTCACTTCATGCAAATTTTGGGGAGATGCTTATTCAGATGGGCACGGATGGTCTTGATTCGGTTTTAGCAAAACTTACTGATGAAATGACCCCACCGGCTGTTAAGGTTAAACTCGTTCAGGTCCTTGCTGGCATCGGCGACGCAAAAGCCATAGATGCGTTAAAAGCGGTTCAAAGTGGAACGAGTGAAGCTGGCTTGGCGATGGAAATTAACACGACACTCTATCAGTTGGGTGAGGAATCCTATAAAAAGGACATCATCGCTGGCTTAAGTCATAGTGATGTTGAGGTCCGACGCGCCGCTGCAAAAGCGATGACAAATATCAGCGAGGTCCCATCGAAAACACTCATTGCGGGGTTAAAAGATACCGACTCTGAAGTCGTCGCATCGCTTGTGGACGCACTCGCAGTGCATCGGGATGCTGACGCTGTTGATGAACTCGTAAGTATTCTTATCGGTGGATTGAGCAAAGATCCGAAGCAGGCAGCGATTAATACGCTCGATGTTTATGGACGGAACAAACTCGCGAGAGGCTTGGCAAAGCGCATTACGATGCTGCTCATTGGCGAAACTGTGAGTGACGCAGACAATCGGCTCCATCTCGTTCAACTTCTGAAGAGAGAGCCGTTTCTGAAACAGATTCAGGTAACAGAATTGTACGACAATCTTGAGTTCAAGCTCTATGAATATCACAAGGAAAAGGAACAGAGTGAACTCGTCAAGACGTCGCTGAAACAACTCCTTGATGCACTTCAGTAGACTTACAATGGGTCTCTTGTCTGTCTGTACTTAAATTGTTGACATAAAAATGTATTTATTTTAGAATATTCTTTACGTCAGTACTTGCCCAGATGTGTAATCCCTGTTTGGCAGGTTTAAATACGTCGCGGTATGCAGAACCTACGATTTTCCCTGTCAAGTTATATTGTCCCGCGAGCCTATAGAGGCTTGCGCGAGAAAGTATTGGATCAGCACTTTTTTTGCTTGCAAGTTGCGCATTGTCTTCATGGAGCAGACAGGCGACACGCAGGGGTAAGTCTAATTGAGATTCCAGGAGGAAAAGAAAAAGGGAACATGAAAAAACTTTTGCTGATATTACTACTTATAGGAGTCGTGAGTTTCGGCTGTCAGCAGGAACAGGTCATCACGCAACTTGAGGTCGGAAGAAGTAAGTTGTTAAATGCAGGACTCTCGCTGGAGGCAGCCCAACACCTTGAACGTGCTGAACAGGAAGAGGAAAACAAAGTTGAACCTCGTGCACTCTTGGTGCTTGCTTATAGCAACGCCATTTCAACGGGCGCGGCAAGAACACATAACGTCGAAACGAGATATAAAACTGAACGGGATCGCCGTGTCGGTGAATTGGGCGAATATGAGATGAAGAAAATCCTGCAGATTCTCGGCGAACGCCATCGGGTCCAAAAGGATGCGATGCAGGTCCTCGTTGACAAAGGGGCACCTGCCGTGCCTTTCCTTTTGGAGGATCTCGTTAAAAACCGCTATCGCAATGTCCATGGTGACTTCGTTCAAATCTTGGAGGAAATCGGCAGCCCAGCTATTAACGAGCTCCTGAAAACTGCTGGCGACAGCAATACCCCACCTGCTGTGAAAATCCAGCTTGTCCGTATTGTAGGCAATATAGGAGACGCATCCGCTGCCACTGGGTTAGAGGCACTCCACAACGCAACCCCTGATGAAGGGTTGAAGATGGAAATTAATACCGCACTCTATCTCCTCGGAAACGAAGGTGCCGAAGCAAAAATTGTTGAGGGCTTAGGCGATGATAACGCTGTTGTCCGGCGAGCCGCCGCGAAATCTATGATGTTCCTCAAAGAACACCCAACTGACAAGCTGATTGATGCGCTTGGCGATTCCGATGACACCGTGCGTATGGATATTGCGAAGGCGCTACAGAAATATCCTGACGCAGGTGCTGTTGACGGTCTCGTCGCAATCCTCACAAACGGATCAAGCCTGAGCACGAAGCAAGCCGCTATTGATACGTTGAACCATTACGCCGAAAACGGACTCGCTGATGGATTAGCTGGACGCTTGATCGTCTTGTTAGCGAACCCTGAAGTCGTTGACCATGAAGACAGACTCCGTATTGTTCAACTTCTTAAGAAACCTGCTTTGGTAAAGCAGATTCAGGACGCTGACCAGTACGATAATCTGCCCCATAAGCTTGACGTTCACTTCAGGGAGGCCGAGACCAACGATATGGTGAAAGACGCACTCAATGAATTGCTCCTTGCACTTGAGTAATTTTTAATTATTCGCAAGGCGTTAAATGAAGTCTTATGTTCATTGGGTGTTTTCTCTCAAATCCGCCTGCGTGTTTTTGCGAATCAGAATCAACGGTATGAAGCCCGTGTGGGCTTCCCCGGGTATGAATGCCGTGTGGCATTCCCCGGGGTATTTCTGCGTATTGTTGCAGGCTGCCGTCTTAAGATAAGTTTCGTAACTGTAGCCCGTAAGCGTAGCGGAGGGCGGATATGAGGAACGCACGTCAAAGTTCAAACGCACACCGTTTAACCGCAAGGAACATTAAAAATATGGGAAATTATCCAACGGGTGTTAAGATTACCAAAGTTGAGCAAGTTACCGTCGAAATTGATCAGCCTGCTATCGGTTGTAACTCCCGCGCAACAGAGATTCACCAACCGGATCCGAACGCGAAATGGAACGAACGTATTATCCGCATCTATACCAACGATGGCACACTCGGTTGGGGGGCTGGTAGTTGGGGAACAACAACCGCTGAAAATGCGGAAGGCGTGCTCAACCAAAATCCGTTTGACCTCTTAAACCCTGAAAACGGGGTTGTGGAGGAATTTCGCGGACTTGAAAATGCCCTTTGGGATACAATCGGCAAAATCCTTGAGAAGCCTGTCTATCAGCTCATCGGTGGCGATGTTTTTTCAAACGGATTGCCCGCTTACGACAGCACCATCTATTTCAACGATCTCCTGTATGAAACGAAAGCCGAAGGACTTCAACGCATCGAGAATGATGTGAAAAGCAGTCTCGCCAATGGGTTTACCGCATGCAAGATGAAAATTGGGCGCGGGAGCTATCTCATGGAACGCAAGGCGGGCCTGCAACGGGACATAGAGCTTGTCCAACTTGCCCGTAGCACCGCAGGCGAAGGTTTCAACATTCTTGTGGATGCAAACAACGGCTACACCTACGATGAAGTCATCACCTTTCTGAACGAAACGAGTAATTGTGATGTCTTTTGGATAGAAGAGATGTTTGAGGAAGAGGTTGAATTGTACCGGAACCTCAAAGCCTTCATCCAAGAAAAAGGATTGAAAACCTTCATCGCTGATGGCGAAACCCGGACGCGCGACCCACTTGAATTCTATGATCCGTTTTTCGAGGCGGGTGTTATTGATGTCATCCAGCACGATATGAAGGGACTCGGCGTTACCGGCTGGCGGCGACTTGCTGATATGGCTGCCGCCCACGGTGTCCGGTGCGCACCCCATAACTGGGGGTCCCTGCTCGGTTTTTACCTCAGCCTCCAATTCGGCAAAACGATTCCGCATTTTCTCTACGGCGAGGTCGCAACCCTCACGAGCGATGTGATTGATACCTCTAACTATACTTTCACCGGTGGGACGTTCACCGTGCCGGATACTCCGGGACTTGGGTTGGCGCTCAATGAAGATGTATACCAGGATCGCTACGCCGGAAAAGAGGATTGGCAGATCGGCTAATTCTTTACTCCATAAAGCGACCCGTCTCTACCTCTCCCCTCAGTGCTTTGCTGTGCCCGACTAATCGAGCACGACCGATTCCATAGGTGTGCTATGCCTGTCCTCTACTACTTTTCCCTGACAAATCCCCTTTTATGTGGTATAATTATTATAGTAGGGTCAATAATTACTTGGACACTCTGATTGTAGCGCAAACTTTTAGTTTGCGTGCTACCCCTGCAGAAACTAAAAGTTTATGCGACGAATGTTCACTTATTTTTCGGTTTTACTATAACATGAATTCGGCTTCAGCAGCGTAGGTTGGGTTAAGTGGTAAATTGAAGAGCAATCGGTAAAAAAAATGAGGAAAATTCTTGTTGCAATGAGCGGTGGCGTAGACAGTTCCGTCACCGCTGCCATGATGGTAGACGCGGGGTATGATGTCACCGGCATCACGATGCGCCTCGGCGCGCCCGATACAATCGAGGTAGAGCCGGAGCGTCCCAACTGCTGTTCGCTTGAGGGTATTGAGGATGCGCGCCGCGTCGCTACCCAACTCGGCATCCCGTTCTACGGCGTGAACTACGAGGACGCTTTCCGCGAGCAGATTATCGATTATTTCGTGGAGGAGTACCTCGTCGGCAGGACACCCAGTCCGTGTATGGTATGTAATCGGGAACTAAAGTTTGGGAGACTCCTCGATCTCGCCAAGACCTTGGCGTGTGATGCCATCGCCACGGGACACTATGCCCGTATTGAACAACATCCAGAAACGGGACGCTATCTCTTACGCAAAGCACGGGATGTCAGCAAAGACCAGTCCTATTTCCTCGCCGCGCTCACACAGGCGCAATTACGCTGCGCGATGATGCCGCTCGGTGAATACACGAAAGCCGAAGTCCGTGATCTCGCCCGAAAGTACCAGTTGCGAACTGCTGAAAAGATTGAGAGCCAAGAGCTCTGCTTCGTTGCCGACACCAACTATCGACGTTTCCTCCAAGATAGGGTCCCTGAGAAGATTCAGGGCGGCGATATTGTAGATGAGGTGGGCAATGTCCTTGGTAAGCATGACGGGGTCCCGTTTTATACCGTCGGACAGCGGCGTGGGTTAGGTATTGCAGTCGGGAAACCGCTCTATGTGACGCAGCTCAACGCCGCGGAGAAGACCGTTGTCGTTGGTGAATCCGATGCGCTATTTGAGGACACGATGCACGTTGAACGCATCAACCTCATCGCCATTGAAAAGTTAACGGTGCCGATCCGTGCCCACGTCAAAATCCGATCCCGTGATGACGGCGGTCCCGCGACAATCACACCTACCAGCGACACCGAAGCAGTCGTGAAGTTCGATGAACCGCGCCGTGCCATTACACCCGGACAAGCCACCGTTTTTTACGATGGAGAATACGTCCTCGGCGGCGGTTGGATTGTAGGAAAATGACATCAAACCTCGTCTGCCTTCTCGGTCCCACAGCAGTCGGTAAAACAGAGGTAGCGATTCAACTCGCGCAACGTCTCAATGCCGAGATTGTCTCTGTCGATTCCCGCCAAATCTATCGACAGATGGACATCGGCACCGCGAAACCTACCCCCGAAGAACAGCAGGCAGCACGGCATCACCTCATAGACTGCGTTGACATTTTCCAACCCTTTTCTGTCGCTGACTATCAATCCCTCGCAGATGCAGCAATTGCCGACATCCGAAACAGAGGCAAGCGGGTCTTGCTGGTTGGCGGTGCGGGACTCTACTTCCGAGCGATTGTTGATGGATTGTTTGAGGGACCGGGAGCGAATCCCGCACTCCGGAAGCGACTTGAAGCGGAAGCGGCGCAACACGGGGTTGATACCCTCCACAAGCGACTCCAAACCTGCGATCCAGAATCTGCGGATCGGATCCATCCGAACAACCTCGTCCGTGTCATCCGTGCTTTAGAGGTCTATGAATTGACTGGCACGCCGATGTCTGAACTCCAACAGCAGTGGCATCCCGAAAAACAGCGGTATCCGTTCATTGCTTTCGGACTCAGGATGCCGCGTGCGCTGCTATACCATCGTATCGAACAGCGCGTGGATGTGATGCTTGCGAACGGATTGATAGCGGAGGTTGAATCGTTGTTAGCGGCGGGATATGCACGTGATTCGGTCGCGCTCCAAAGTTTCGGCTATCGGGAGTTAATCGCGTATCTGGACGGGGACTGCACGTATTTGGATGCGATCTCGCAGTTGAAACAGAACACCCGTCGGTTCGCCAAGCGGCAGTTGACGTGGTTCCGAAAAGACACCCGTATTGAATGGCTGGATCGGGAGTCAATATCGGATATTGTTGGAATTATTTTAAGGAAGGTTTTATAATTGTTCCTTCATATTAGATTTTTAGTTGATATTTAGAAATTTGAGCACTGAAGCAACTATGATTGCGAGTCCCAAAATTGTTAAAAAACGCCAGTTTGAAAAAAGTCCGAGAAGTGAAGAAAAATGCCCATTTAACCAACCCATAAAGTTTCTCTCCTAAGATCATCTTGTAATTTGAACAATAAACGTAATACGTAAGACCTCTCATAAGTTAAAGACACAATTTTCGGCTGAATGGGTGCATAATTTTGCAACATAGAAGAATCCGTCTATTCATTGAATTGTGGATATTTGGCGTTGACCGCATCGACCCGATATGATACAATCAAGTACCAGGGGTTTAGCGAAAAGGAGAGAAAATGAGACGTTTTGGAACACACGGTCCCGTCAATCCTCAAGAGCACTACGTTGTTGCGCGGACCGAGGAGATCGCCGATTTCATCGAACGCGTTGAAGAAGGTAAATATGTTGTCTTGTTTGCCCCGCGCCAAACAGGCAAAACTACCTTCTTTCAGGCTGCGTTGGAAACGCTCGCGGTCGGTAACGCTGCTACCGCTCAAGCTGAATCCGCTTCAAAGTTCACCTACTTCCCTATTCGACTGAATTTTGATGTGTACAAAAACACCGCTGTTGCTGATTTTTATGCCAACCTTTACCAAGATATATGCGAAGAAATTGAGAGTTTGTTTCAGCGACGCGGCGGCTCCCCATCTGAAGCTTTAATCCAATTTTTAGCGGACACAAAACTAACCGACCCTCACGCAATGCGACGATTTTTTAGAAACCTCGCGCGTTTCCTAATGCCCCAGAAATTCGTCTTAATCATTGACGAGTTTGATGGCATCCCATCCGCTGCCCTGAGCGATTTTCTTCATACGCTCCGCCATATCTACATTGCTGGGAAGCCCCGGTGTCCGCACAGCGTCGGTATCATCGGAGTTAAAAGTATCGCACAACTCAACTACGACCGGTCTATCTCCCCCTTCAATATCCAAGACGAGTTTCAGCTACCCAACTTCACCCTCGAACAGGTGCAGGAACTGCTTGGACAATATACAGACGAGGTCGGACAACCTTTTGTTCCTGAAGTTATCGCAGCTATTCATAAACAGACTGCTGGGCAACCTGTCTTGGTGAACCGATTCGCACAGATTCTCACGGAAGAATTGGAGGTTCCGAAAACCGAGTCGATTACTATGGCACACTTTTCAGAGGCACACGCGCAACTCCTTGAAGAAGATAACGCTAACTTCACACATCTGCTGACCAATATCAGAAGAGACCCGCGTTTTGAAAGTCTTTTGATGCGGATTATGGCGCGGGAGGAAGGTGTTGATTTCAATCTACGGAGTGACGTTATAAATGAACTTGCCACGTACGGGGTCATTGCCAGAGGTGAGGACGGTATGTGTGAAATTGTTAATCCGATTTATCTATATTGTATCCTGCAAGCGTTCAAGCCTGTCGTGAATGGATTAGAAGATGAGTACTTACACGAAGATTCGCGTGAAGACTTTCTTGCTTACCTCACACTCGCAGGCAAGGTTGATATGGAGTCATTGCTTGATAATTTCCAAGATTTCATTGCCCGCGCAGGGTTCAGGATTCTACAAGTCCCCGATACACCTCAAGAATCGGTGGGTAGACATCTCCTGCTCGCCTATCTTGACCAGTTTGTTAAAATCATTGGTGGTTTCATGCACATTGAGGTGCCAACCGGCAGAGGCAGGATGGACCTTATCATTACCCACAATCAGCGAAAGTATATTATAGAAACAAAAATTTGGAGAGGCGACAATCGTTATCAGGCAGGCAAAAAGCAACTCGCAGTGTATCTCAGCTCTGAAGGTCTAACAGAAGGGTACTACGTTGTCTTTGACCATCGACAGAACCCGGAACCGCGAGTAGAGACGGAAA from Candidatus Poribacteria bacterium encodes:
- the mnmA gene encoding tRNA 2-thiouridine(34) synthase MnmA; this encodes MRKILVAMSGGVDSSVTAAMMVDAGYDVTGITMRLGAPDTIEVEPERPNCCSLEGIEDARRVATQLGIPFYGVNYEDAFREQIIDYFVEEYLVGRTPSPCMVCNRELKFGRLLDLAKTLACDAIATGHYARIEQHPETGRYLLRKARDVSKDQSYFLAALTQAQLRCAMMPLGEYTKAEVRDLARKYQLRTAEKIESQELCFVADTNYRRFLQDRVPEKIQGGDIVDEVGNVLGKHDGVPFYTVGQRRGLGIAVGKPLYVTQLNAAEKTVVVGESDALFEDTMHVERINLIAIEKLTVPIRAHVKIRSRDDGGPATITPTSDTEAVVKFDEPRRAITPGQATVFYDGEYVLGGGWIVGK
- a CDS encoding mandelate racemase/muconate lactonizing enzyme family protein — translated: MRNARQSSNAHRLTARNIKNMGNYPTGVKITKVEQVTVEIDQPAIGCNSRATEIHQPDPNAKWNERIIRIYTNDGTLGWGAGSWGTTTAENAEGVLNQNPFDLLNPENGVVEEFRGLENALWDTIGKILEKPVYQLIGGDVFSNGLPAYDSTIYFNDLLYETKAEGLQRIENDVKSSLANGFTACKMKIGRGSYLMERKAGLQRDIELVQLARSTAGEGFNILVDANNGYTYDEVITFLNETSNCDVFWIEEMFEEEVELYRNLKAFIQEKGLKTFIADGETRTRDPLEFYDPFFEAGVIDVIQHDMKGLGVTGWRRLADMAAAHGVRCAPHNWGSLLGFYLSLQFGKTIPHFLYGEVATLTSDVIDTSNYTFTGGTFTVPDTPGLGLALNEDVYQDRYAGKEDWQIG
- a CDS encoding HEAT repeat domain-containing protein — encoded protein: MKKLLLILLLIGVVSFGCQQEQVITQLEVGRSKLLNAGLSLEAAQHLERAEQEEENKVEPRALLVLAYSNAISTGAARTHNVETRYKTERDRRVGELGEYEMKKILQILGERHRVQKDAMQVLVDKGAPAVPFLLEDLVKNRYRNVHGDFVQILEEIGSPAINELLKTAGDSNTPPAVKIQLVRIVGNIGDASAATGLEALHNATPDEGLKMEINTALYLLGNEGAEAKIVEGLGDDNAVVRRAAAKSMMFLKEHPTDKLIDALGDSDDTVRMDIAKALQKYPDAGAVDGLVAILTNGSSLSTKQAAIDTLNHYAENGLADGLAGRLIVLLANPEVVDHEDRLRIVQLLKKPALVKQIQDADQYDNLPHKLDVHFREAETNDMVKDALNELLLALE
- the miaA gene encoding tRNA (adenosine(37)-N6)-dimethylallyltransferase MiaA; protein product: MTSNLVCLLGPTAVGKTEVAIQLAQRLNAEIVSVDSRQIYRQMDIGTAKPTPEEQQAARHHLIDCVDIFQPFSVADYQSLADAAIADIRNRGKRVLLVGGAGLYFRAIVDGLFEGPGANPALRKRLEAEAAQHGVDTLHKRLQTCDPESADRIHPNNLVRVIRALEVYELTGTPMSELQQQWHPEKQRYPFIAFGLRMPRALLYHRIEQRVDVMLANGLIAEVESLLAAGYARDSVALQSFGYRELIAYLDGDCTYLDAISQLKQNTRRFAKRQLTWFRKDTRIEWLDRESISDIVGIILRKVL
- a CDS encoding peptidase M14; its protein translation is MSIEREPSMKISGFFHVNFTSPLHRKSGLQIPPTIDSQKTDTIRVWCIRSVLLIIMCVVFLQAPVHAQLIPPEEMLGFRVGSDYQVAGWQTVSDYMRHAAANSDRVLLEELGKTTEDNDFLMLVISAPENLENLAHYQQIQRKLALPNDPINEDNTAELDALAAEGKTVVLINCNLHSTEIASSQMSMELAHEFATLETSQIKEILENVIILLIPSANPDGLNIVVDWYNRTVGTPYEGSEIPWLYHKYTGHDNNRDWFMLTQIETQILTEVLYEKWFPEVVYDVHEMSYRGPRFVIPPYFEPVNPNIPPLLQRTLSLIGAQLAFDLTSEGFTGVLSSAVYDTWWHGGFRTVPYRHNMVGILTEAARVEIATPIFQPHHTLKGYRRGLDKYTLRTNFPEPWPGGWWRLRDIVEYEKAAALSILAFAAEHRGTLKTNFYKMGLNAIAKGTDEPPRAFLIPKQQRDLHTTLKMLDILRRGGVEIHQANAPFIADGVEYPEDTYVVSMSQPFRAHAKDLLEVQRYPERRPSPESPPERPYDIAGWTLPLQMGVRTIAVVHPFEADLRKLTAPPEVEGTLEGAAEPTGYLFENRTNTEAIALNRLFQAKFADDNPRYTLYSAQRDVKLAGKTLPRGAILIRTVEPPSQQRTEIQALASEFGIHIHADASIDAEVSSREFSRLNAPRLGLYKPWTANMDEGWTRWVLDTHEFDYSSLTNAEIRAGDLAARYDAIILPDFGASGILNGHSTGKLPPEYVGGIGTEGLANLRAFVENGGTLICLNRSSELPLKYFGLSEKGIFSVVEKENQPKEGAFFCPGSLLRVRIDTNHPIGHGLDAEMAIFFKFGHVFEAGRGGANVIATYPEFNPLMSGWLEGEKRIRQKAALLEVPLGDGRVILFGFKPQHRGQSQGTFKLLFNAIFYSAQD
- a CDS encoding AAA family ATPase, coding for MRRFGTHGPVNPQEHYVVARTEEIADFIERVEEGKYVVLFAPRQTGKTTFFQAALETLAVGNAATAQAESASKFTYFPIRLNFDVYKNTAVADFYANLYQDICEEIESLFQRRGGSPSEALIQFLADTKLTDPHAMRRFFRNLARFLMPQKFVLIIDEFDGIPSAALSDFLHTLRHIYIAGKPRCPHSVGIIGVKSIAQLNYDRSISPFNIQDEFQLPNFTLEQVQELLGQYTDEVGQPFVPEVIAAIHKQTAGQPVLVNRFAQILTEELEVPKTESITMAHFSEAHAQLLEEDNANFTHLLTNIRRDPRFESLLMRIMAREEGVDFNLRSDVINELATYGVIARGEDGMCEIVNPIYLYCILQAFKPVVNGLEDEYLHEDSREDFLAYLTLAGKVDMESLLDNFQDFIARAGFRILQVPDTPQESVGRHLLLAYLDQFVKIIGGFMHIEVPTGRGRMDLIITHNQRKYIIETKIWRGDNRYQAGKKQLAVYLSSEGLTEGYYVVFDHRQNPEPRVETETVEGLTIRSYIIPVMPEPPSKVPYSHIRR
- a CDS encoding HEAT repeat domain-containing protein gives rise to the protein MKKVVIIPLVVLLLAGIGCDTKQKGPSNLSVGRSKLIDSGNALEAVDHLEKAEQEEVNKLEPRALLVIAYSHGLSTGSASSHGVEAKFKNQRAQRIQELTEAEIKQILQILSRPSRVQKDGLQALVDKGPEASVIILDSLIRGRYPSLHANFGEMLIQMGTDGLDSVLAKLTDEMTPPAVKVKLVQVLAGIGDAKAIDALKAVQSGTSEAGLAMEINTTLYQLGEESYKKDIIAGLSHSDVEVRRAAAKAMTNISEVPSKTLIAGLKDTDSEVVASLVDALAVHRDADAVDELVSILIGGLSKDPKQAAINTLDVYGRNKLARGLAKRITMLLIGETVSDADNRLHLVQLLKREPFLKQIQVTELYDNLEFKLYEYHKEKEQSELVKTSLKQLLDALQ